A genomic window from Salvia splendens isolate huo1 chromosome 11, SspV2, whole genome shotgun sequence includes:
- the LOC121756131 gene encoding protein FAM133-like — MGKNQAYKAMQRGRLGSSSAGPEEAEDGLVDSSFHSPEWHAARLASLKTSHTVTWEEYKKKQKEEALKKGELEADKDRMMIEYRAQLDAERACKLARGSNYSSSKSSHKKDKKERDSRKHSSKKRKHSRRSSDSSSSSSETSSTDDDERAAKRSRRRKKGKRKSSRSRSKHSSKADKEADGPLPLSRFFGSLKG; from the exons ATGGGGAAAAATCAAGCCTACAAAGCTATGCAGAGAGGCCGGCTCGGCTCGAGCTCAGCCGGGCCTGAAGAGGCTGAGGATGGCTTG GTTGATAGTTCATTTCATTCACCAGAGTGGCATGCTGCTCGTTTGGCAAGTCTCAAAACTTCGCATACAGTTACGTGGGAGGAGTATAAAAAGAAACAGAAG GAAGAAGCGTTGAAAAAAGGAGAATTGGAAGCAGATAAAGACAGGATGATGATAGAGTATAGAGCTCAGCTGGATGCTGAACGGGCATGTAAACTTGCTCGCGGGAGTAACTACTCAAGCAGCAAAAGCAGCCACAAAAAGG ATAAAAAGGAGAGAGATTCGAGAAAGCATAGCAGCAAGAAGCGGAAG CATTCACGAAGATCGTCAGATTCTAGTTCAAGTTCATCGGAAACATCAAGCACTGACGATGACGAAAGAGCAGCAAAAAGATCGAGGAGAAGGAAGAAGGGGAAAAGGAAAAgctcaagatcaagatcaaagCACTCGAGCAAAGCAGATAAAGAGGCTGATGGCCCCTTGCCCCTTTCTAGATTTTTTGGAAGCCTGAAAGGCTGA